The Fictibacillus phosphorivorans genomic sequence TGTTTTGATAATCCTTGTCTCGAAAATATCCATCAGGAACTGCACAACGAATATAACCTTTTGGTTTTAAAAACTTATAACATAGTTGTGCTGCACCAATCCCTTCTTCATAGGAAAGGTGCTCCCAAACGTGTTCGGCGAGAATAGCTGTTAAAGAATTTTCATCAAATTTTTTATTCCAGGTATCCATATCAATTAAATTAAGTTCATCTTGCTGAGTATGTATCCAACCTAGATTATTATTGTACTCCCCTGCTCCAATAACTACTTTAAGTTCTTCTTGTTTTGTAACCAATTGTTTCACCCCGAAGTTGTTGTTGACTATAAATCTCAGAATTCACCTATCCATGAAAATCAGTCTACCTTTTAAATTCAATAAAAAGAGCACTTCCCCTTCTTGAAGAATTGCACCCGTTTGTGGAAGATATCTTTTAACGATTATGTCAATACTCTTCGGCATCAATACCGTTTTAATAGTATGGTTACTTATATTATCCTTTAATAAAGCGTATAAACTCCTGAGGCACCTTAGGGTCAAAAACAAATAATTTTTCTCTATAATAATCAAAATCAATATAATATATTTCGTTTTTAACATTTGAAATAGACCAATCAATTTCGCTCAAATCCACACTCTGTACACTGATACAATTTTCATGGACCTGTTCATTGTCGATTATATGCAATATATTCATCTTCACCCCATAGTTAACTATTTCTTTTATAAGATTTAAATCATAACCCAATTGATTAGTGAAAAAACCAACAATTGTGCTTATTTGGGCATCTTCCTCAGCAATAAATGTTAAGAATTCAAGCAAATCCTTTTCTTTCATAATATATACTCCGCTCCTTCTTCATTAGGAGTAGTATGCGTGTTATCTTATTAGCTTTAATTGTTCATTCTAAGAGTTATGTGTTGACTCGATTTACGTTTATTTTTAGAATTGAAAAAACCATAGAGGGCGTGCTATTGCAAAAGAAGAAGTTAAAGCAAACAAAATAATTAAATGCAGCCATCCTTTGTAAAGAGAGTGTTTTTTCTGTTTCATTCTTTAACTAAACGATCTTTATATAGAAAGGAAATATGTCATTCCTCTTCACAATCAACTAAATAATTATAAAATTCTTCGTGTAAAGCAATATCGTGTAATAGTGACTCTTTTGTTTTCCTGTCCACTAAATCAAGTAAATAATTATCTGCAAGTTCATCTCCACCATCAATCATAACTAATATTGAATGAATTACTCCTTTTATTAATTCATCCTGAATCTTCGCAAATGCAACCAATTCTTCTTGTGTTTTTATCTTGGATTGAAGGATTTTATATTCATTTTCATTATCAGACCAAATTAAATCCGTATTGGGATTTAAGCTGTCAACCGAGGTTTTTACCCAATAATCCTTTAAATTCTTTAGATTATCAAAAAGTAGCTTTTGTTTGTCATTCATATAAATTCCCGCTCCAGTTAAAATGGTTGTTTCCTTTTTTAGTGGCTAGCTCCTTGTTCAACTTAACTGCGCGATTCTTTGTTTATTAGTTAAAGAAAAGAGCGCTTCTCTTTCTTGAAGAAATGCACCCGATAGTTGAATAACTAATTATTATGATTTATGTATTCTAACCATTTATCTATCTCTTTTTTTAAGAACCTGTATTCATTATCTAGCTTTATGTAAGGAATATACGCATATGTCTCATAACTACTCATATTAGCTTTATCTTTATCGTCAT encodes the following:
- a CDS encoding class I SAM-dependent methyltransferase: MVTKQEELKVVIGAGEYNNNLGWIHTQQDELNLIDMDTWNKKFDENSLTAILAEHVWEHLSYEEGIGAAQLCYKFLKPKGYIRCAVPDGYFRDKDYQNIIKVGGPGPIDHPASSHKIVYNYKTLTKIFEVAGYKVTLLEYCDEDGQFHFNEWDGEDGVIFRSKKFDPRNQGDKLAFPSLILDAIKY
- a CDS encoding histidine kinase produces the protein MNDKQKLLFDNLKNLKDYWVKTSVDSLNPNTDLIWSDNENEYKILQSKIKTQEELVAFAKIQDELIKGVIHSILVMIDGGDELADNYLLDLVDRKTKESLLHDIALHEEFYNYLVDCEEE